In Phreatobacter aquaticus, a single genomic region encodes these proteins:
- a CDS encoding branched-chain amino acid ABC transporter permease → MDYILVAELALSGVFVGLMYALVSLGIVLIYKTSGLANLAQGAIAMTGAYITWAISAGLGAPMWLAIMAALVVMFFGGVMVERLALRRMIGQPVIMTIMLTLGIEILLRGVMPGVFGAAVKRLDVGIPQAPIFVGELLINRATMIGGGISLALIILSLVFFNSRYGIVMRAVADDQTASWSVGIRVERAIAVAWGLGAVTATGAGILWGATQGVDWSLSLLLIKALAIAILGGLDSIPGVLLAGLIVGVAESLATGVLDPLVGGGTRDIVASVIILLTLLLKPHGLFGREHIERV, encoded by the coding sequence ATGGACTATATCCTGGTCGCGGAACTTGCCCTCAGTGGCGTCTTTGTCGGGCTCATGTATGCGCTCGTTTCGCTCGGCATCGTGCTGATCTACAAGACGTCGGGCCTCGCCAATCTGGCGCAGGGCGCCATCGCCATGACGGGCGCCTATATTACCTGGGCGATCTCGGCAGGCCTCGGCGCTCCCATGTGGCTCGCCATCATGGCTGCGCTCGTCGTGATGTTCTTCGGTGGCGTGATGGTCGAGCGCCTGGCGCTGAGGCGCATGATCGGCCAGCCGGTGATCATGACGATCATGCTGACGCTCGGCATCGAGATCCTGCTGCGCGGCGTCATGCCCGGCGTGTTCGGGGCAGCGGTCAAGCGGCTCGACGTCGGTATTCCGCAGGCGCCGATCTTTGTCGGCGAACTGCTCATCAACCGCGCCACCATGATCGGCGGCGGCATTTCGCTCGCGCTCATCATTCTGTCGCTGGTGTTCTTCAACTCGCGCTACGGCATCGTCATGCGGGCTGTGGCGGACGACCAGACAGCCTCCTGGTCGGTCGGTATCCGGGTGGAACGCGCCATCGCGGTTGCCTGGGGACTTGGCGCGGTCACAGCGACCGGCGCCGGCATTCTCTGGGGCGCAACCCAGGGGGTCGACTGGTCGCTGTCACTCCTGCTGATCAAGGCGCTAGCGATTGCCATCCTCGGTGGCCTGGACTCCATTCCCGGTGTGCTGCTTGCGGGTCTGATCGTCGGCGTTGCCGAAAGTCTTGCGACCGGCGTGCTCGACCCGCTGGTCGGCGGCGGCACCCGCGACATCGTTGCCTCCGTCATCATCCTTCTGACCCTGCTCCTGAAGCCGCACGGCCTGTTTGGCCGCGAGCACATCGAGAGGGTGTGA
- a CDS encoding AMP-dependent synthetase/ligase, with product MNAPLRSHPLPTTWPKHADGEPATLVAALARNAADHSDRVAFRERKYGVWQEQNWREVLEEVAAIAAGFEARGLTPGSALTIIGDNRPRLYYAMLAANMVRAFPSPAYPDIPLDELIAATRHGAPTVAVGEDQEQVDKLLELRAKIGRPTTIVYDDKRGLDSYDDAGIVSFDQIIAEGRERLARDPGLMAELIGKAGPDDVTVLLHSSGTTGLPKGIPLRHKNVTRGVLNAAQSGYFRKNEELFAYLPTAWVGDFVFTLGAGLMMVATINIPERQETVMHDLREVSPTFYLAAPRAWDQMLTRIQVGMKNSTPLKRWLFDLFMPRAVELERKRLAGGTPTLAEAIIDRIGDLMVYAPLRDYLGLTRAERAFTGGEALGEDTFLFFRALGIKLKQFYGQTETCALTAAQSEGHVKLHTVGRPMAGVELKIDDSGEILVRSPSVIDGYFDDPEGSAKAIIDGWLHTGDAGLIDADGDLVVLGRVSEVVRTASGERYIPNFIENRLKFSAYVRNVAVMGAGRDQLTAIVCIDFDAVGHWAEEHRISYTSYADLSQKPEVATLIAGVMVHVNKLQPEGLRIRRFVNLHKDFDADDGEITRTRKLRRNTIETTYAPLISALYSGERETVFDAAITYESGERGIIRRTLTISEVPL from the coding sequence ATGAACGCGCCCCTCCGCAGCCACCCCCTTCCGACGACCTGGCCGAAACATGCCGATGGCGAGCCGGCGACGCTGGTCGCAGCGCTTGCCCGCAATGCCGCTGACCATTCCGACCGGGTGGCCTTCCGCGAGCGGAAATATGGCGTCTGGCAGGAGCAGAACTGGCGCGAGGTGCTGGAGGAAGTCGCGGCGATCGCGGCAGGCTTCGAGGCCCGCGGGCTGACGCCCGGTTCGGCGCTGACCATCATCGGCGACAACCGGCCAAGGCTCTATTATGCGATGCTGGCCGCCAACATGGTCAGGGCCTTTCCGTCGCCGGCCTATCCTGACATTCCGCTGGACGAACTGATCGCCGCGACCCGCCACGGCGCGCCCACCGTCGCGGTCGGCGAGGATCAGGAACAGGTCGACAAGCTCCTGGAACTGCGGGCCAAGATCGGGCGGCCGACCACCATCGTCTATGACGACAAGCGCGGCCTCGACAGTTACGACGATGCCGGCATCGTGTCGTTCGATCAGATCATCGCCGAGGGCCGCGAGCGGCTGGCCCGCGATCCCGGTCTGATGGCCGAGCTGATCGGCAAGGCCGGGCCGGATGACGTGACGGTCCTTCTGCATTCGTCGGGCACGACGGGCCTGCCCAAGGGCATTCCACTCCGCCACAAGAACGTGACGCGCGGTGTGCTGAACGCCGCCCAAAGCGGCTATTTCCGCAAGAACGAAGAGCTTTTCGCCTATCTGCCGACAGCTTGGGTCGGCGATTTCGTGTTCACGCTGGGTGCCGGGCTGATGATGGTGGCCACCATCAACATCCCCGAGCGCCAGGAAACCGTGATGCACGACCTGCGCGAGGTCTCACCGACCTTCTATCTTGCGGCACCGCGGGCCTGGGACCAGATGCTCACCCGCATCCAGGTCGGCATGAAGAACTCGACGCCTTTGAAGCGTTGGCTGTTCGACCTGTTCATGCCTCGTGCGGTGGAGCTGGAGCGCAAGCGCCTGGCCGGCGGCACGCCGACGCTTGCCGAGGCGATCATCGACCGGATCGGCGATCTGATGGTCTATGCGCCGCTCCGCGACTATCTGGGCCTGACCCGCGCCGAGCGTGCCTTTACCGGCGGCGAGGCGTTGGGTGAGGACACGTTCCTGTTCTTCCGTGCGCTTGGTATCAAGCTCAAGCAGTTCTACGGCCAGACGGAGACCTGCGCGCTGACGGCGGCGCAGAGCGAAGGCCATGTGAAGCTGCACACGGTTGGCCGGCCGATGGCGGGTGTGGAACTCAAGATCGACGACAGCGGCGAGATCCTCGTGCGCTCGCCTTCGGTCATCGACGGCTATTTCGACGATCCCGAGGGGTCGGCCAAGGCGATCATCGACGGCTGGCTGCACACGGGTGACGCTGGCCTGATCGACGCGGACGGCGATCTGGTCGTGCTGGGGCGTGTCAGCGAGGTGGTGCGCACGGCATCGGGCGAGCGCTACATCCCGAATTTCATCGAGAACCGGCTGAAATTCAGCGCCTATGTCCGGAATGTTGCCGTCATGGGGGCTGGCCGCGACCAGCTGACCGCCATCGTCTGCATCGACTTCGACGCCGTCGGCCATTGGGCGGAGGAGCACCGCATCTCCTACACATCCTATGCCGATCTGTCGCAGAAGCCGGAGGTCGCGACGCTGATCGCGGGCGTGATGGTCCATGTCAACAAGCTGCAGCCTGAGGGGCTTCGCATCCGGCGCTTCGTCAATCTGCACAAGGATTTCGACGCCGACGACGGCGAGATCACGCGCACCCGCAAGCTTCGCCGCAACACGATCGAAACGACCTACGCGCCGCTGATTTCCGCCCTCTATAGCGGCGAGCGCGAGACCGTCTTCGACGCCGCGATCACCTATGAGAGCGGCGAGCGCGGCATCATCCGCCGAACCCTCACGATCAGCGAGGTTCCCCTCTGA